The sequence TCCAGTGCGACCCGCAGCTCGCTCTCGGGCGCGGGGCGGCCGGTGAACAGGGCGACCAGGCGGTCCCTGAACCGTCCCACCCGGTCCTCCAGGGAGCGCATCAGGTCGCCGGTGCCGATGAAGTCCTGCCAGCGGGCCAGCACCTCGCCCCGGAGCAGCGACCCGTCCAGCATGCCCTCGTCGAAGGAGGCCAGCCCTCCGGCGTAGGCGGCGTCCGTCATCGTGCGCAGCTCGGCGGCCACGGCGTGCTGGCGGTCCACCGCGTCGGCGAGGGCGGGGACGCGGACGGCGAGGCTCTCCAGCGCGCCGGACAGGGTCTGGCGCACCACGGCGGCACGGGCCTGGGAGTCGGCCGCGATGCCGGTCAGCCAGTCGGCGACCGGCTCGATCGCCGAGCGCGGCAGCCGGGCGTTCTCCTCGGGCAGCACCAGCTCCGGCACCTCGAACAGGCGTGTCCCGCCCAGCCCGTTGGCCTCCAGCAGCCGGGTCAGGTCCCTCTTCACCACGCCCAGGGCCTCCGGCGGGACCCGCGACAGGATGACGGCCAGAGCCGTGCTCCGCTCCCTGGCCGAGCGGAGGAAGCCCCACGGCACCTCGTCGGCGTAGCGGGCCGCGGTGGTGGTGAACAGCCAGAGGTCGGCGGCGGCGAGGAGCTGGGCGGCCAGCTCGCGGTTGGCGGTGACGACCGAGTCGATGTCCGGCGCGTCGAGCAGGGCCAGGCCGGGCGGGAGCGCGGGGACGGTGACCACCCGGAGCGTGCCCGGCTCGCCGCGGCCCTCTCCCGTGACGCGGGGAAGGCCGGGCAGGACGTGCTGGGCGGTGAACCAGTCGCGGTCGGCGGGGCTGGTGACCAGGGTGGGGGCCAGCGTGGTGGGCCGCAGGACGCCGGGCTCGGAGACGTCGGCGCCGACGAGGGAGTTCACCAGGGTCGACTTGCCCGCTCCGGTGGAGCCGCCGACGACGGCCAGCAGCGGGGCGTCGATCGCGCTCAGGCGCGGGATCAGGTAGTCGTCGAGCTGGCCGGTCAGCTCGCGCAGCGCCCGGCGGTCGCTCCCGACGTCACCGGTCGCGAGCGGGAACAGGTCGAGGCCGAGATGGCGCCGTAGCTCTCGCAGCGCCTCAAGCAGACCGTCGCTCCCGTTCATAGGAGCGATCCTTCCCGCAAGGAAGGCCTCTAGACGTGATTTTGCCCCACCGCTCGACCGGGTCACGGGGGCGAACTCGGTAGAGCGATGGGGCCTGCCCCGCGTCACACGTGGCGGGCCGTACCGGACTCGTCTCCCCCGCAGCTG comes from Streptosporangium roseum DSM 43021 and encodes:
- a CDS encoding ABC transporter yields the protein MNGSDGLLEALRELRRHLGLDLFPLATGDVGSDRRALRELTGQLDDYLIPRLSAIDAPLLAVVGGSTGAGKSTLVNSLVGADVSEPGVLRPTTLAPTLVTSPADRDWFTAQHVLPGLPRVTGEGRGEPGTLRVVTVPALPPGLALLDAPDIDSVVTANRELAAQLLAAADLWLFTTTAARYADEVPWGFLRSARERSTALAVILSRVPPEALGVVKRDLTRLLEANGLGGTRLFEVPELVLPEENARLPRSAIEPVADWLTGIAADSQARAAVVRQTLSGALESLAVRVPALADAVDRQHAVAAELRTMTDAAYAGGLASFDEGMLDGSLLRGEVLARWQDFIGTGDLMRSLEDRVGRFRDRLVALFTGRPAPESELRVALESGVEALIRASADGAAERVLESWSSHPSGRALLQETGVAEAGRLGRASADLPAKAEAAVRGWQGYVLGLVREEGADRRTTARLTSYGVNGAGLLLMLAVFASTGGLTGIELGIAGGTSVLSQKLLEAVFGDQAVRTLTIKARTDLRARVSVLLGAEATRFTSLLDAVQPPEDAALALRAAARAVRDHQKEIPAAGRPAVPPAEERPGRLPATPVRLTLPAGAADAAPDPLDQPTDAVPRGTDRERGER